The stretch of DNA TGGAGAGGTGAGGAAGAAAGTGCCTGTTGTGAGGGAGGCAATGATTCAGACTGGGCGGAGGAcacatctccctttctccaccAATCCAATAATTTCTTTAATCTACCCTCTCACTTTCCCACTCCTCTTATATTAGTACTATTAAGTCTCCCTCTCCTTTCACTCAATAATccagccaccaccaccactgCTACTATTCATTCCTTGTTTCTCAGTCaaaaattctaaatattaattaatcaatccACCAGTGAATACTTAATTCCTCTCCTTCATTTGTCAAATATGCGAAGCATGGCAAGCAACTCTGCTTCGTCACGAGGCATTGCTGCTATCGTCGGGGTGGGCCCCAATCTGGGGCTATCCATCGCCCGCAAATTCGCTCAGGAAGGCTACACGGTGGCCATCCTTGCTCGCGACTTAGGTAGCACTCATCATCAgcaacacacaaaatcataactATATCACATAATTGAATTAAGTGGTTGATGCAGGGAGGCTGTCGAGATTTTGGGGGGAGATAGCACGGGAAGAGAAGGCGCATGTGTTCGCGATTCGAATCGACTGCTCTGACTCAAGAAGCGTAAGGGAGGCCTTCGAAGGAGTGCTGAGAGAGCGAGGAGCAGAGAGAGACGAgtaggagagagagaggggataggaagaggagagaagaagcCGAAGAAGACAGAAACTTTTGTAGGCGTGAACGAGAAGGTTTTCGAATCCAGACGaagaacaattttaattttttgtttttttcatgtgtttttgttttgttgtttcaattatttgaaattataaaattaagattaattgaattataaaatttaattaatttaaaaaggtatttttgtttaatcaaataaaagaaggatgtttaagttttttaataaaattaaataaataaatgttttttatttttatttaattaaaagggtGATTTAGTAAAAGTGgtgatatattatatatttaaaaaaaatttaaatactgacgtgaaaaataaattctacACGTCTTATTGTTATTTGTCTATATTTTAAACGTATCGATACGTATGAATTTATCATCGTACCATAGCAAAcaccaaaaatatttaaaaggaaAAGTCTAGAGGGCCAGCATGTAACAgagtgagccattggatgaaatctcacactaatctcacaccattaaaagcCTCATTGATGACTATTTGATGGCTATAAATTCTAAAAGTTGCTGGTCCTCTATTTGATGGCTATAATCACTGCTTAAGCCTTCTTGTTTACATCTGATCATCTTTCTTGTCATTAGGTTTCTATTCATTTCATGCGAAATTTTTACATGTGAAATTGACGTCATTTTAAAGACCTTGGCGGAGGAAGAAGAGGTTTCTATTTCattacataaataaaacttCTATTTGAGTTTAAATTCATGCAGAAATTTATTACTGTGTTGATTTTCCTTTCATATTCTTGTACATTCAGCTATGAACTTATTATTCTCCTTCTTGGAGCCTAATCGTTCTCATAGCACCTTGTTGGCTGGCTACTGTAGCAAGGTATATGTTTGACAAAGTTTCAGCTTCGGCTTACAAGGATAATATTTTGTAGTTGTGGCTTATCTGATAATATGTTTGGCTCATTGTGATTTCAGCATTTGATATTAAAGTTGGCTCATTGTGATTTCAGCATTTGGTCTAAAATTTGGAGATTGATAAGTTTCAAAATATGGAAAAAAGAATGGAAGTAGAAATGTCAGTGATTTTCAGGTGTAGCTCCTCCGTTGTGATTTCGTCGATGAAGGACAAGTAACATTTATTGATTAAGACATTAATTTTTGCTGATTATGTGATTCTTTGGGAAAACAACTTGAAGAGTACATGAGATTTGAGCTTTTTCACATACTGCAATATTTGTTCTATTATGTTTTAATTGAGAGTGATATGTTGGTTGCAGGTGTTCTCTTTGCTGGAGACTTAGGAAGAGAATGTCCTTTTGGAACATAAGTATGGAATATAAGTCGAGCTTCTATCTTTATGAGGGCCTAAAAGTTTGATTCAGCTTTGTACAAAAGCATACATGAAGCACCTTGCTATGGTGAAGAATCTTTAAGTCAATTTTCTAGTTGGAATGTTATACCAGATTTTACAAGTTGAGATAGATACAATTTGCTCTAAGTAGATATTGAATAGAGTCTAGTTATGTTCATGAATTATTTTTACCATGTTTTAGTCTAGATTGTGGATCataaatttaatgtatttaGGAATTTTCAATATGTTAAATTCTATATTTCTATGTAGACATTGTAAATGTTGtggtatttatttgaaaaattaatctatgctcaatttcttttatattttgtagaaatataattatttatgaaaatttagttttaatagTAGTTAATCTGGAATTAGTAAAAatctataattataaaattaggaaCAATGACCAAGTTAGTGACCGATTTAGATTTTTAGTTCAGAAATTAGCGGCTAAAGGGTTTAGCGACCGATTTTCAAGAAAAATCAATCATTAAATTGGTCGCTATTCCGGTAATTTCTTGTAGTGTGAATATGGATTATAGGAATATCtttcattgaatatttatagttttactaaattttcaattaggtcctatactttttttcttttcaattaggtccctaagggtatacaagtaatttcacaattcactaatatttttttgacgTTTAACGTTAAtagggactaaattgaaaaaaaaattaacgtatagggacccaattaaaaggaaaaaaagtatagggacctaattaaaaatttcgtaAAACTATAAGAAccaacaaagtaattaaattttaatgtgtttagTTTTTAATGTGTTTGGTGTTTAACATATTTGAattatttctattaattttatatatttattatacttatagaatttttaagataaaaattttgtttttttaatgaatttttgttTCATCAGTACCCATTTACTAGAATCGAACCAATCCGATTTTAATcaatttggtttggtttggtttggtttacTTTCACTCTTGGTTCTGAGGCCCCTTGgtttctttctccctttctcCCTCCCTTTCTTTCATTCACAAAACTCGGCCAAAAAAACCCTAGCACTGGAAGCCTACACCACAGCAGACGTCCGTCCGTCTATCTAGCTTCCCTCGtgctccaagtcttcaacccctGTTCGCTTTCACCGATCGCAGTTGCTTCCTCGAGCTCGGCGTCCGTCGTCTTTGTCTGTTCAGCCGCGCTTCCGCCGCCGTTTGTTTGCCGTTCACGTTCGCGTCTTCGTTCAGCCGTCGTCTTCGTTCGCGTTCTTCGCTGTTCAAGTTTGCTCGGCGTTCACCGTTCGCGTTCACTCGCCGTTCACCGTTCGGGTTCGCATTCGCGTTCGTCTGGAAGCCACGTTGGTCTGCTTCAAACTCTGCGACCAACCCGCGCGCTCCACCTAGCCGTGGAACTGCTCTCTTTCATCGCCGCCGTGAGTTCCCTAAACCCGCCCCCAGTCAATACACTCACACAACACCAATACTCTGCTTCAAACTCTGCAACTTCTTATTTCTATTACAATaagtaattatttgatttggtagTGGTTTGGATTTTTTCCATAGACTGAATTAAAGTATACAATAGTTATGTTCTCTTCTCTATGACATTGATATTAAGCTTTGAAATCTCTTATTTCGTTTTAAGTTTACCGCACTCAacgtgtttgatgaaatgctttaaCCATATTTCGGGTTGGTTTTTATCATTTCTAGCTTTTAGAAACTTAGTAAGTTGATTGCATgtgaaaaattagaataattcgATCTTAGTAATTAGGAAATTTTAGCTGCACAAATAGCATCTTTGTAGAAAACATATTAGCATGATGATTCCGCTTGCATTAGTGTTCTGGTAAATTTTGGGCTGCTGTTGTTTTGATTTGCTAAATTGCTAGGTTTCTGCGATTTAATTTGTTGGATTTTCTATTTAGgtcttgttcttgtttatttgctAAATTGTTGTTGTGTATTTATTGTTGTCTTTGAGATTCTTGCTGGATATTGGTGATCATTGATTTATTATACGCTTCATGTTttcattgttttcttcttctgaaggaaaaaaattactgttttcattgttttgttcattgtttgttttgtttcagaaatcaattttttgttatcaaTGCTCAAACTCTGGATGTTgttcttctgtttttgttttgtttcataaatcaattttttgtgGTCAATGCTCATACTCTGAATGTTGTTCTGTTTTGTTTTAAGGCTATGTTTGGAAGAGGTGATTGATTTCTGagtgttgttttgtttttgttttaaagcCGTGTATTGTgttcaattttcattttgtagGAAATTCTTTGAGGTATATAAGAATTAAGAAGGAAGATTATTTCAACAGTATTACTCTGTTGATTCTGGTTTGCTACAAGCTTgaacatagaattgaagagAGAAACCCTTTATTATTTCATCATTTTCCTATTTTTGGCATTACATATCATCATTGTAGTTTATTTATTCATAGAACTAGTTGTTTATGATCCCCTTTTGAAGTAAAAAATGCAGTAGAACAGTGTTTAGAACCAGTTGCtttattcattgaatttttatagaatCAGGTGTTTATTATAAAACAATTTTTCCCGTTGAATCACagttgaaccaataaaccagtgaaccagtaatTAGAACAGTTCGATAACtggtccggttttcagaaccttgccATCCACGACCTCAAGTCTCAGCTCACTATCTCCCAAGACTCACAGATTCACTGACTCTCACCTCTCAACCTCACTCACCGCAGTTCCGCATGTTCATCGCTAAACACCGGCAGCCAACGAAGAGTACGTCACTCGTCACTCCCCTTGCCGGCTCCTCTGCCTCATCCCCCGCCGCCAGTGTCTGCTCGCCTCTGCCTTCTCCGTCTGTGATGTCCCGGCCGCCTTGGCTCCATCGTGCCTCGCCTGTCTCTGCCTCTGCTTCCTCCGTCGTCATCGCGTTGGCTCCTCTGCAGGCTCTGCCCTGCTCGTGTTGAAGTTTTGCGCTCTCTCGACGGTGGCCTGCTCTGCAACTGTGCAACACTGCAAAACGACCCCAAGTTGGAAAACCGCACCTGACTCTGTTTCTGACTTTCTGCTTCTGCATTGTAGGGTAGGTGAGTCTTTTTTTTCCCTAagttattcttattaattttttatactggatttttgctgttttaatttattgacgCTAATTGTATTTGTATGTAAAATTGGttgatttaatttgtaatagGTTTAGATGAATTGTATTTGTATGTAAAACTAActgatttaatttattgttcTCTTTGTTCTTTTCCCTTTCTTGAGGCTAGTATACTAAAGTTGGAGAAACTGAGAGAGATAATAGAGCAGAAAACATTTTCAATAACACTCAAAATTTGTCTCCTAGCGTGATAATCAAATGATGAAGATTCATTAAAAGGGTCTTTCTTCTGGTGTTGTGTAGTACTGTTTAATTTCCTAAGGAGATTAATCACTTTGCAATAGTTTGATTTGGAGGTCAGTGGTAATAAATAAGAGTTTGTTtttaagagagagaaaataggAAGGTTCTAGcagttttaagtttttttttttgttatatttgtcTTGTTTTTCATTCAGGAAGATTCTTTTATGTTCTGTTCTTTGgtcattttgtttttctttgcatGTTTAGAACAACGATGCTAAAAGGTGCAAAAAAAAGAGAGCGAATGTATGGAAAACTAGAAACACGAAAATATTCAACAAAGAATCTGTGAATGTGGAGGAGATGTGAAGGCTGATTTCGTTTTATAAGGAGCCTTGGAAAGGAGGCAGGGAAAACAGGATAATTGATCATTGAAGCTTTTGTTCTGTGCCTGTAGCTTGTGGATTTTTTTGTGTTATGGGTGATTACTAGTTACTTTGTTTTGTGTTGATTGATCTATGTTTTGTATTCTTGTTTTGGTTGTATCTTTTCGTCCTGTTGCTGCTGGTTGTTGCAGTTGTTTTGCTCCTCAGCACCCTGTTTAGGTTTATGGATGTGACTTAGGCTTTTCTAGAGGAATGTTCatcttcacaaaaaaaatatctgaatGGCGGCCATTTGTTTCCCAGTGTTACACCCATCTCTTCACTGCAGCTGCTGCTAAGTCTTCTCTCTCCTTCGTTGCTGTTGATATGTACATGTATCTCCCGCAAGGCTGCAACCTTTGAGCTTGCTCTCGCTGTTGCTATGTAATGTCTTCTGTccagaattttttttatgcccCCTGTGAATTCACGATGTTGAATGACATGATAtatgttttgtattttgtaGGTTTGCTTATGTGTGCTTGGAAACACATGAGGTGGGCTTTGTTTGTTCACAACAGCAAGCCACACCACCAGGTCATGAGAGTGACAAGACTGCTAGCTCGTGTCTTCTTGTCTCGCTGCTACGCATCATCCTGTCATTGTTTGCAGTGGGGTGGTGGCAACAACACCAGCAGTAGTAGTAACATCATCAATGAACacaaaactaaaacaaaaaccaaaatGGAATTGGTTATGAGTAGGATTGATGTTGTGCATTCCACAGTGGCCAGGTGCCCCTCTGACTTGattaccctttccttttttaTCTGGACTGCCCGGCGCCAGAATTACTataatgattttaattataattactcTCATGATATCCGTGCCCTTGATTACATGGTCCCAGTGCTTCAACGTCTCACCAACCATTACAAAACCCTCCAAGTTATTCTTTTTCAGTTGGAGACTATAGGATGTGTCATAAAGCGTGCAACTTACATCCTCTTATTAAGGATTTTATGGCATGCCGAAATGCATCCCATGGTGCTTGAGGCTTATCACCTGATGCAAGTTTCGGGCTTCGAACCTAATACATTTGCTCGTAATATCCTCATGGATGTTCTATTTAAAATTGGCCAACCCAATCTCGCATTGAGGGTTTTCCACCACACGGAAGCCCCAAACTTCTTCACCTTTAACTATGCACTTTGTCATCTATCTAAGTTAAATGATATTACTCACACCGGTTATGTGTTTCGACTCCTGTTGAGGATGGGCTATTATCCCAGCATTCCCATGTTTGAGATGCTTCTCAATTGTTTCTCTAGGATGAATGGATTACTTCAGGTGTATCAAGTGCTGGGTCTCATGATTTCTTTAGGGTTTGAATTGTCTGTTAACATTTGGACGATTCTCATCCATACATACTGTAAAGTGGGGAGACTTGATGTTGCTCGCAATCTGCACTTGAAAATGGCTGGAAGTGGTTGTTCCCCTAATGTTGTGACATATACAATCTTGTTCAAGGCATTTATGCAATCTGGCATGGTCACTGAAGCCTTAGATTTGTTAAAGATCATGTTATCTACTGACCAAAATCCGGATTTAATTCTTTGTAATGTATTAATTGATTGCCTTTCAAAGGTTGGAAGGTATCAGGATGCAGTTGAAGTTTTTGCCGGTTTGTCAAAACAAAATCTAAAACCTGATTCTTATACCTTTACTTCATTGTTGTCTACAATTTGTCTTTCGGGAAAGTTTTATCTATT from Arachis duranensis cultivar V14167 chromosome 4, aradu.V14167.gnm2.J7QH, whole genome shotgun sequence encodes:
- the LOC107482791 gene encoding putative pentatricopeptide repeat-containing protein At1g16830 isoform X1; its protein translation is MSSVQNFFYAPCEFTMLNDMIYVLYFVGLLMCAWKHMRWALFVHNSKPHHQVMRVTRLLARVFLSRCYASSCHCLQWGGGNNTSSSSNIINEHKTKTKTKMELVMSRIDVVHSTVARCPSDLITLSFFIWTARRQNYYNDFNYNYSHDIRALDYMVPVLQRLTNHYKTLQVILFQLETIGCVIKRATYILLLRILWHAEMHPMVLEAYHLMQVSGFEPNTFARNILMDVLFKIGQPNLALRVFHHTEAPNFFTFNYALCHLSKLNDITHTGYVFRLLLRMGYYPSIPMFEMLLNCFSRMNGLLQVYQVLGLMISLGFELSVNIWTILIHTYCKVGRLDVARNLHLKMAGSGCSPNVVTYTILFKAFMQSGMVTEALDLLKIMLSTDQNPDLILCNVLIDCLSKVGRYQDAVEVFAGLSKQNLKPDSYTFTSLLSTICLSGKFYLLPKFNLLPKLVCGYVDTDLVLCNALLCSFVKAGLPSHAVELYNNMVDKGFTPDNYTFAGLLTGLCASRRIEEAVNVYRGLSMSYPDVDAHIHTVIIGGLVKVRKYNMAADVFRFAVLKKYPLDGVAFGVGIYALLRCGRIQEARAMYDQMKVNGLRPDGHTFNLMIYVFCREKNLQMIKVMLQEMIDFRVELSDRNLLNISKLPCGSETYFSTLNLLSKMRGLGLLSAKVLHSSILNAQTEGEEAKEKVYTKSESEQNLLSYSSSSEDLSDIAAVC
- the LOC107482791 gene encoding putative pentatricopeptide repeat-containing protein At1g16830 isoform X2 gives rise to the protein MCAWKHMRWALFVHNSKPHHQVMRVTRLLARVFLSRCYASSCHCLQWGGGNNTSSSSNIINEHKTKTKTKMELVMSRIDVVHSTVARCPSDLITLSFFIWTARRQNYYNDFNYNYSHDIRALDYMVPVLQRLTNHYKTLQVILFQLETIGCVIKRATYILLLRILWHAEMHPMVLEAYHLMQVSGFEPNTFARNILMDVLFKIGQPNLALRVFHHTEAPNFFTFNYALCHLSKLNDITHTGYVFRLLLRMGYYPSIPMFEMLLNCFSRMNGLLQVYQVLGLMISLGFELSVNIWTILIHTYCKVGRLDVARNLHLKMAGSGCSPNVVTYTILFKAFMQSGMVTEALDLLKIMLSTDQNPDLILCNVLIDCLSKVGRYQDAVEVFAGLSKQNLKPDSYTFTSLLSTICLSGKFYLLPKFNLLPKLVCGYVDTDLVLCNALLCSFVKAGLPSHAVELYNNMVDKGFTPDNYTFAGLLTGLCASRRIEEAVNVYRGLSMSYPDVDAHIHTVIIGGLVKVRKYNMAADVFRFAVLKKYPLDGVAFGVGIYALLRCGRIQEARAMYDQMKVNGLRPDGHTFNLMIYVFCREKNLQMIKVMLQEMIDFRVELSDRNLLNISKLPCGSETYFSTLNLLSKMRGLGLLSAKVLHSSILNAQTEGEEAKEKVYTKSESEQNLLSYSSSSEDLSDIAAVC
- the LOC107482791 gene encoding putative pentatricopeptide repeat-containing protein At1g16830 isoform X3, whose amino-acid sequence is MLCIPQWPVLQRLTNHYKTLQVILFQLETIGCVIKRATYILLLRILWHAEMHPMVLEAYHLMQVSGFEPNTFARNILMDVLFKIGQPNLALRVFHHTEAPNFFTFNYALCHLSKLNDITHTGYVFRLLLRMGYYPSIPMFEMLLNCFSRMNGLLQVYQVLGLMISLGFELSVNIWTILIHTYCKVGRLDVARNLHLKMAGSGCSPNVVTYTILFKAFMQSGMVTEALDLLKIMLSTDQNPDLILCNVLIDCLSKVGRYQDAVEVFAGLSKQNLKPDSYTFTSLLSTICLSGKFYLLPKFNLLPKLVCGYVDTDLVLCNALLCSFVKAGLPSHAVELYNNMVDKGFTPDNYTFAGLLTGLCASRRIEEAVNVYRGLSMSYPDVDAHIHTVIIGGLVKVRKYNMAADVFRFAVLKKYPLDGVAFGVGIYALLRCGRIQEARAMYDQMKVNGLRPDGHTFNLMIYVFCREKNLQMIKVMLQEMIDFRVELSDRNLLNISKLPCGSETYFSTLNLLSKMRGLGLLSAKVLHSSILNAQTEGEEAKEKVYTKSESEQNLLSYSSSSEDLSDIAAVC